Part of the Bifidobacterium sp. ESL0775 genome is shown below.
ATAAAACGTGCTTTTGGTCGCGTTAACGGTTGCGCTCACTCCCCGTCGAGCTTGCGGCGGGAGGCGACGGCGTCGGCCAGCGTGTGCAGCAGCTCGTTCGTGCGGTCCCACGGGATGCAGGCGTCGGTGACCGAGCGCCCGTAGACCAGCTGGTCGAGCGGCGCGGGCGACTGGTGGCCGCCGCGGATGTTGCTTTCCATCATCACCCCGAAAATGCCAGGCTCGCCCTTGGCCAGCCGGGCGGCGATCCGTTCGATGACCTCGGCCTCGCGCACCTCGTCCTTGCCGCAGTTGCCATGCGCGGCGTCGATGACCAACCCGTGCTCGCTAGGGCCGGTGACCTTGGATTGCTTGAGCGTCTCCAACGCCTCGGCCACAGATTGCGCGTCGTAGTTGGGCCCGGAAGTCGAGCCGCGCAGGACGATGTGGCAGTCCGGATTACCCTTGGTCTCCGCGGAGATCACGCGCCCGTCGAGGTTGATCGAAAGGAAATGGTGCTCGTTGGCCACGGCGTAGCAGGAGTCGGCGGCGGCCTTCACGGAACCGTCGGTCGAGTTCTTGAACCCGATGGGCATGGACATGCCGCTGGCCAGCTCGCGGTGCACCTGGCTCTCGGTATTACGCGCGCCGATCGCGCCCCAGCTGACCATGTCGCAGATGTATTGCGGGCTGATCGGGTCGAGCCATTCGGTGGCGGTGGGCAGGCCGAGCTCGAGCACGTCGGAAAGCACCTTGCGCGCCAGGAACATGCCCTTGCGGATGTTGAATTCGCCGTCGAGGTCCGGGTCGTTAATCAGGCCCTTCCACCCCACGGTGGTACGCGGCTTCTCGAAATAGACGCGCATGACGATCATCAGCCGGTCCTTGAGCTCCTCGTTGACCTTGGCGAGCCGCCCGGCGTAATCCTTCGCCGCCTTGGGGTCGTGGATCGAGCAGGGCCCGACGATGACGAGCAACCGGTCGTCGCGCCCGTGCAGGATGTCGCGGATCTCCTGCCGCGATTTCAGGACCAGGTCGCTCATGGGTTTGGTCAACGGCCGTTCCTTCAGGAACTCGCGCGGCGCGGGAATCGGGTCGAGCTGGCGGATGTTGACGTCCACGGTCTCGGGGTAGACGGCCTTCTCGCTGAACCGCCGGGCGTCCTCCGAACTTCCAGGCCCTCGCATAATCGCCATATTCCCTCCTCTGCGCTCATGAATATTTGACTATAAACGTCAGTAGATTTCCAGTATAAACATTTTATTGTCGTGACATTGGCTTGGACCACTATATACGCAAACATGCAATACTGTGTGTCCTCGTTGTAGGACGAGGACACGTCGCTCTCGCACAAAATCTTACGCGAGAGCCCTCCGGGCCCTGCAATTATTGAGTTCGCTTACACGAACACTCAAGCCTGCGTGGCTCCGCCATGGGGCGAAGCCACGGGCACTTGCAAGAAAAGCCCACAGGGCTTTTCTTTTATGCAAGTGCCCCCATTGGATCCCAAGCCGGGAGCATCGTGGCGGGCTCGGTCAGGGCGGCCTGGTATTCGGCGGGAAGCATCGACTTGGGGACGGCGACCTCATAGACGTACTCGCTGAACCAGTCGTCGCTCATCGTGAAGTAGCCCTTGTCGGCCACCTTCGAGCCCCACGAGTTCTCGACGCGCCAACGGTTGGTGGTCTTGCCGTCGTCGGCCACGTCCACGCCGACGAACGCCATCGCGTGGTTCATCGCGGAATCGCCGTAACGCACGCGGGCCTCCTTGTCCATGTCGAAATCGACGCCGTAGACCTTGCCGTATTCGTAGAGATCGGTGGCCCAAGCGCCGTTGTCACGGTCCATCATTGGGTGGCAGTCCGCACCGAACCAAGCCGGCATCCCGAGCTCAGACAAAATGCGCCGCACACAGTCTTTCATGAACTGGTTAGGGACGTTCAGATACTCGGTCGCGTCTCCCCCGACGACGTTGCCCAGGTGCTCGATGCCGATCTTCTTGCCCTTGGCGTGCTCGGCACGCGGGTCGTCCACGAGGCAGACGTAATCCTCAAGATCCGCGGACCCGACGTACTTCTTCCAGAACTCGACCGGCGTGGTCTCGCCGTCGCGATGGAAGTCGCCGTCCTTGTCGGTCCATTCCCAATCGAAGCTCTTCGGCGGCTCGCCCAAATGGATGGTGAGCATGCGATGGCCCGCCTCGACGGTCTCGTCCACCACGCGGTCGATCGCGGAAGGATCGGCGTACATGTGCGCCACAGCGGTGTGCAGCAGGCAACGCAGCTGCGTGTTCATCTCGCTGGTGTTGGTCGAGGAAGCGGTCTCCGGGAAGAAATCCTTCGGGACGGCGCCGTACTTCTTGTAGACGTTCATGGCCATCGTCCACTGGCCGCCATCACCCATCACGTCAGAGAGCAAATGCTGCATCAACTGGGAATCGGCGGGCTCGCCGGCACGCACCAGATTCGCCACGTCGCGCAGGAAATAGTTGATGCGCTCAAGCTTATCGTAATACATCGCGTAGTTCTGCGAGAACTCGAATTCATCCAAGTTGAGGCTCTTCTTGGCCACGAAGCGCGCCACATTAAGCGAGCTGAAGAGCCAGCAACGCCCGGAACGGTTCTGGTTGGTGACCTCGCCGTTGTCGACGGTCACCGAGAAGCGGCGCTGGAGCCTGCGGGCGCGGTCGTAGTTGTGCGCCACCGGGTTGATGCCGGAGGTGGTGACGGCGTTCATCGCCAGCGTGTTGACGGGCTTGGCCTCGAAGTCCTCACCCAATTGCTCCAAACGCTTGGCGCTCAACGGCTGCATGTCATTCATCAGATAACTCTCCTTATATTCAACACTATCCTTATCAATTCTAACCATCGCTTTCAACCCACGGGATACGCGCCATATACAAACGAACCATATACAAAAGTACGCCACAGCGTATGCTGCAGCGCACCAATGGTAAAAGCTACGGATGCCACATCCGGAGACGAAGGCTAACGACGCTCCTGGGCACCGTTCACGGGCTGGTCACCTGCGGTCTGTCCAGCGCCAGCGGCGCCTTCCTTGCTCACCAAGTGGGAAAGCGCGCCCTTGCCATCGCCCGACTGATTGCCGCCCTGTTGGGGCTGCGCCGGAGCCGGAACCGAAGCCTGAGGCTGAGCAGAGACCTGCGGTGCGGGAACGGCCTGCGCCGAGCTTTGAGCGGCACCAGCGCCAGCGACGCCACCCTTGCCCTCACCGTTCTTGTCCTGCTGGGCGGCATCGTCGAGGTCGTTGGCCACGGCGTTGACCACCGGGACGTTCACGCCATCCTGCTTGTTGTCGGCGAAACCGAACCCGGAGAACGCGTTGGTGAACATCGAACGCAGTTCGGTGACGCGCTGGGTGATGGTCGACTCGCGCTCCTGCAGGTCCTTGATACGCTTCTGCAGGCCATCGAGCTCGCCCTGCGCTGCCTTGCGGCGCTCCTCGACGCGAGCCTCGGCGTCCTGCTTGGCCTTGGCGATGATGGCCTCGGCCTGCTTGTCGGCCTCCTGGCGCTTCGAGACCGTGTAGTTGTCGGCCTCGTCGCGAATGTCCTTGGCCTTGGCGACCAGGCTGTCGGTCTCCTTCTTGGCGGCGGCACGGCTCTGCTCGAGCTGCTTCAGGAGGTCGTTGACCTTGCCGGTCGCCTCCTCCTGCTGCTTGGAGATGTCGGTGCGGATCTGCTCGACCTCGGCGTTGACCTGGCTCAGCGTCTTGGTGCGCTGCACCTCGGCCTCGTCGGTGATGCCCTGGGCCTTCGCCTTCGCGGCATCGGTGATCTCCGTGGCCTTGCGCTGGGCCTCGGTGGTCTGGCGGGTGACCTGCTCGCGCACGTTGGCGAGCTTCTTGTTGGCCTCGGCCAGAGCCGTCTCAATCTGGTCGTTGGCATCGCTCTTGAGCTTGGCGACCTCGTCGCTGGCGGCCTTGCGCTGCTCGGCGACCTGCTGGGTGGCCTGTGCCTTGAGCTCGGCGATCTCACGGTCCTGCTTGGCCTTCTCGCTGGCCAGTCGCTTGTCGTGCTCCTCGCGGGTGTTGGTCAGCTCGATCTCGATGGTGTCACGCTGCTCAGTGACCTTCTTGGCGGTCTCCTCACGCAGTCGGGTGGCGTCCTGCTTGGCGGAAGTGGTGATTGACTCGGACTCGGTCTGCGCCTTGGCCAGGATGGTGGCCGCCTTGGAATTGGCCTCGTCGGTGATGTGCTGGGCGTCGAGCTTGGCGTTGTTGATCAGCGTCTCGGCCTGGTGCTGCGCGGCGGCGCGGGTGCTCGAGGCGTCCTGCTTGGCGCGGTTGACCAGCTCGGTGCTGGTCTGCTCGGCGCTGGCGAGCATCTGCTGGGCGTTGGCGCCAAGAGAGGCGAACGAACTGCCCTTCGAGGCTTTCGAGGCCTTGTTCTTCTCCTCGGCGAGCTGCGCACGCAACTGGAGGATGGTCTGATCGCTCGAGGCGACCTGTGCGCGCAGGCCATCCAAGGTCTGCTGCAACTCGGACAACTTCTGGTCCACCTGCTCCTTGTTGTATCCACGCAACTCTGTCAGGAAGCGATCCGCCATGGTGATTCCTTTCGATTTGCGGCCTCAGCCGCGGTTCTTGAAAGCCTATATATACCGATATTTAATAATAGTGTATGGAATGAAGGCGACTGGCCGCGTCCGCCCAATCCTCACAGACACCACGCGAAAAGACACGCCGCGAACAGAGTGCAAAAACGTTGGTCAAACAGAAACAGCCTTCACAAAAACAAAGGCTCATACGGTAACAAAATCCACAAGGCAACGAAGACCAAGCAAAAAGCAAAATCTCAGGCGATGAGGATGCTCGACGATGACGGCTCGAGGAAATACCGCGCCGTCTGGCGCACCACCACACGGCACGCCTCGACCTGCTGGGTCAGCGGAAGACCGTGCTGGAGATGCGGCGCCTCGTTGATGACCGGGAGGCTGACGAATCCCGAAAGCACCTTGTGCTGGGCGGCGGTCCATTTCATCAGGTTGTAGAACAACGAATTGCAGACGAACGTGCCCGCGTCCGAGCTCAGGGCCGAAGGAATCTCCTCGGAAGCGAAATCGTTCAGGATGGAACGCAGCGGCAGCCTGGTCCAGAAGGCGGCGGGGCCGTTCGAGGTGATGGGCTCGCGCAGGGGCTTGTCAGGGGCGTCGGCCTGCATGCCCATGGTCTCGTCCTTGACCTCCGGACTGACGGTGTCGATGATGTTGTTGGCGCAACGTTCCAGCAGGATGCCGCGCGCCGCGGTTTTCAAGCCCGTGGCGATGACGATGTCGGGGTGCGTGGCCTCCAGCGTCTCTTTGAGCCGGGGCCAAGCCTCCTTGACGCTCACCGGCAGGTCGACGGCGTTGATCGAGATGTCGACGTCGCGCAACGGGTCGTCGACATCGCCGCCGGCGCGCTCGCCCAGCCCGTCAGCAGCGAGCGCCTGCGGCACCACGTGCGAGGGATTGCGTTCCACCCCTTCGTAAGGGTCGAAACCTGAGATGACGACGTTCAAGTGTTCCATGGCATCCAGTCTAGCGCAGCGGTGCGTAAATCATGCGCTGAGTTTGCGTATGACAAAAACGCCAAATGTAGCACGTTGGGAATTGACCAATACCGGCTATCGATAAACGTAATACATAACGCTATAGCGTTCCCTTGCTCCAACAATATTGAAGTGAACCCATGCCCGATACAATCGAAGTGAATGATTCCACGCGCAAGAGGATGATCACTCGCGCACGATCAAGGCGAGCAGGCGGCCTTCGTGCTCTTTGTGCGCGAGGCTCGCGCGGCGATGGGAGTACCAGAGCGGGTTTTCCAGCGTGCACAGGCTATGGCGTACCCCGCCGATACGCTCGGCCAGGTCGGGGCTGCCTTCGCCGTCGGAGGCGCACAACGCGGCCAGCTCCGCGTCTTGGTCGAGATATTGCGTGGCCGCGCCGACCCGTGGCGTCGAATCGATGACGTTGTCGCGCGGGATACCGGCCTCGGCTAATTCCTGCAGCGCGGCCTTGGCGATGTCGATGCCCGGACCGCCGAAGCGGGTCAGCGTGAAGGTTCCCGGGAATTGCGCGTCGAACTCATCGGCGATCTCGTCGCCGACCTCGTAGCAATCGCCGCAGATGCAGGGACCGAGCGTGGCCACGATTCGTTCCGTCTTCGCCCCTTTGGCGACCATCATCTCGGCCGCCGAGCCGATGACCCCGCGCTGCAAGCCCTTGCGTCCGCAATGCGCGGCGGCGATCACTCCGGTTTCCGGGTCTGCCAGAAGCACCGGCAGGCAGTCGGCCGCGAACATGCCCAGCGCGATGCCTTTTTGTATGGTCACCTCTGCGTCGGCCTCGAGCCGTGGGTAAGACGCCGGGCCATCGCCATTACCGGAATCCATAATCGTGCCGGAAAAATCGCAGCCATAAGTTGCATTACATTCAAAGAAATCGTCAACGTCGACGGCACGACCGGAATGGACCTGCGCCACCAACGAAAGCGGCGCGCCAACGGACTTGGCCAGCGCCACGCGGTTCGCCTTCACCGTCGCCGGGTTGTCGCCGCTTTTGCCGCCAAGGTTGAGGTCTCCCCAATCACCGGCGCTCAAGCCCCCAAGACGGGTGGTGTAGATGGCCTTGATGCCCGGCGCCAGGTCGATGGGAATGGTGACGGGAATGGGGTTGCCTTCCGCATCGGTCGGCGAGACGGCGCTGCTGTCAAGGATCGTTTCGTCGTATTGTCCGCTTCCAGCGGTTTCGTTCGTGGAATTGCTCATGCGTCCAACTCTAGCGGGCCGCACTCACCTCGTCATTCAGCCTTGAGCGTGCGTTGTTTCGCGTGGGAGCGGATCATCGAGTTTTCGGGCACCGCGAACGGCAGCGGCATCGAGAAGACGTGGGCGGGGTTGTTGATCTCCTCGACCGGCTGGCCGTCGGCGTCTTCGATACCGCCTACGGCCACCGTATAGTCGACCGGTTCGCGGCCGGGGACAAGGAATTCGATCAGCTGGCCGGATTCGATCTTGTTGCGGCTCATCAGAGTAAGACGTTGTGTCGCCTCGTCGTAGCCGATGACCTCGCCGACCACGAGCCAGTCACGGAAATACCCGCCGCGGTCCGTGTTTTGACCGACCTTGTGCTCGGGATAATAGAACCCGGTGGAATAGTCGCGATGCGAGACTTTGTAGGGTTCATCCTTAAGCCATTGCGGCAGTTCGACGTGCTTGGGTTCGGCATACCCCTGCGCTTTTGTGGCCTCCGAACCCACCAACGCGGGCACGTAAGCGGAAATCGTCGTCTTCGCGGCGGCCTCGGCACCGGCGCTCTGCACACCATGGAAGCCGATGGAACCGCTGGATTCCAGCTGACCGACGGCTTTGGTGACGCGCACGACGTCGGAGCGACGCACCATATCGTGGAACGGCTTGAGCTGGTTGCCATCCGCGTCTTCAAAACCACGCTGCACCATATATTCATTGACCGCACACTTGTAGGCGTTAGCCATCGACGCAACGTAATACGCACTTTTGGCGCGGCCCTCGATCTTGAGACTGGTGGCGCCAGCGTCGATCATGTCGTCCAGGTGATCAAGCATGCACATGTCCTGCGAATTGAACAAGAAGGTGCCTTCGTCGTTCTCCTCGACCGGGAAGAACTGGCCGGGGCGCTTCTCCTCGACGACATGGTACTTCCAGCGGCAGGGCTGCGAACATTCGCCGTGGTTGGCGTCGCGGCCGTTCATGTAGTTGGAAATCAGGCAGCGACCGGAGAACGCCATGCACATCGAGCCATGCACGAAACACTCGATGTCCATGTCCTCGGGGATGTTGGCACGGATGTCGCGGACGGCCTGCAGGTCGAGCTCGCGGGCGAGCACCACGCGGCGGGCACCCAGCTCGTAGAGAGCGTTGGCGGCCAGATAGTTGGTGACGCCGGCTTGCGTGGAAACGTGCAACTCGAGCTGCGGGGCGATGGAATGGGCGGCCATCATCACGCCGATGTCGGTGACGATCAGCGCGTCGATGCCGGTTTGGGCAAGGTGGGCGATATAGGTCTTGATGTCCTCGACCTCATTATTATGCGGCAAAACGTTGCAAGTGACGTAGACCCGCGCCCCGCGTTCGTGGGCATATTGTGCCCCCGCCTTAAGGTCGTCCATCGAAAGGTTCTTCGGCGCCGAACGCATGCCAAATTCCTTGCCGCCGCAGTAAACCGCGTCCGCGCCAAAGTCGATGGCCGTCTTCAAGCTACGCAGATTCCCCGCCGGAGCCAGCACCTCCGGCTTCCGCCGCCGCACCATCTTCGTCTGAACCAGCTTGCTTTCATCGTTTTCGGCCATCACATCACCTTTATTATCCTCGTACCCGCCAATTGCACCGTTCTAGTTTAAACCTCGTTCAGGCGTTGAGCTTGGCGAGTTCGTCGGCGGTGAGTTCGAGATCGCCGGCCTTGAGGCTGTCGAGGATCGTTTCGGGGCGATGGGCACCGGGGATGACGAAGACGTGACGCCCCAAGCTCAGCTCCCAGGCGAGCACGACCTGCTGGTGGCTCACCCCGTGGGCGCGGCCGACCTCGCGGAACGGGTCGTACTTGGCCTCGTCCTTGGCCTTGCGGAAGCCTCCGAGCGGGCTCCAGCAGACAAACGCAAGCCCCAGCTTCTCGCAATAATCCAACGTATCCTGGGTGGAACGGTAGGTCGGCGAGAACTGGTTCTGCACCGCGATGAGCTTGTCGCCAAGGATGCCGCGGGCGATGTCGATTTGCTCGACGGAGGCGTTGGAGATGCCGGCCTCCTTGGCCACACCCTCGTCCAGAAGATCCTTGATGGCCTCGATGGATTCGTTATAGGGAACGGATGGATCTGGGCGGTGGAAATAAAGCAGGTCGATAGTGTCGACACCGAGCGCGTGCGCCGACTGCTTGCAGGCTTCGATCAGGTGCTCGGGCTGGCCATTGACGCCCCAGGTCGGGGTCTTGCCGTCGTCGGCGAAGTTGCGGAAGTGGCCGACCTTGGTGGCGATGGTCACCTCATCCTTGGGCCCGTCCCAGCTTTCCATGGCGCGGCGCACCAGCTTTTCGCCGGTCTGCTCCTCGCCGCCGGAGCAGTAATAGGACCAGGCGGTGTCGATATGACGGCATCCGGCGTCGAGCGCCGCGTGGATGGTCTCGATGCCCTTGGCCTCGCCCAGGTTGTTCTCAATGGTCAATGGCATCTCGCCCAGACCGATGGCCGTGGTGTCGAACGGACCCAAATCACGATGTAATACCATTTTGCTCCTTCATTGACGTAACGCTTACGATGCCTCTAGCCTACGAAACCAAGCGGATTTTCTCGGCCGCGTTCGGGTGTCTAATAATAAGGTCGACAAAACCGAAAAAGTTGACCATCCAGCGTAAAATGCATGGCAGTTGGTTGACGAGAAGAAGAGAGGCAGCGATGGCGCCGACGATACCCGATTGCGATTTCATCCGTGGGCTTGGCTCGGGTTCCACGGCCGACGTCTACCTGTACCGCCAACGCGACCTCAACCGCGAAGTCGCGGTCAAGGTGGGCAAATCGCGGCAGGACCGCAGTTTCGACGAGGCGTTCAAAAAAGAGGCCAACATCATGGCCCAGCTCTCGACCCACCCTTATATCGTCTCCATCTACGGCTCCGGCCTTACGCCGGAGACCCGCCTGCCGTACCTCGTCCTTGAATACGCGCCGCACGGATCATACAAAGAGATCATGCGCAGCCGCAGGCTCGGGGTCTTTGAGATGCTCGACCTCGGGGTCAAGCTCGCCGGGGCCCTGCAGACCGCGCACCGCCACGGCATCATCCACCGCGACATCAAACCCGCCAACATCCTGATCACTTCCGCCAACCAGCCCGCGCTTTCGGATTTCGGCATCTCGACGAGCATCTACGAGTCGAAGTCGCGCACCGGATTCTCCGTGCCGTGGGCGCCGCCGGAGGTGTTGACCGGCAAGGGCGGCGGCAACGAGACCGCCGACATCTATTCCCTGGCCGCCACGCTTTATGGCCTGATGGCCGGCAAATCGCCGTTCGAATACGTCTTCCACCCACGCACGCAGAATGAGCTGGCCCAGCACATCGTCTCCGATCCGCTGCCCAAAAGCGCGCTGCCCAACGTGCCCAAAGAGGTCGAGCAGGTCCTGCTGAAGGCGATGAACAAGGACCCGGACGCCCGCTACCTTTCCGCGTTGCAGTTCGGCCGCGCCCTGCAGCAGGCGCAGGAGGACTGCGGCTTCAACATGACTCCGCTGGTGGCCGAGGACTGCCCGGAGTTCCCGTCGCATCACTCGCTGCCTGAATCGGGACGCCGGGGCCGTGGCAAGGCCACACCGAACGCGCCGAAACCGAAGCGTTCCAAAAAGCCATTGGTCATCGCATTGGCCACAATCGCCGTAGTGGCCATCATCGCCGCGGTGTTCGTCTTTGCCGTGATACCGCACATGGACAGCGGCAAATCCGCGCAACGCACCCATGTCAACACGATGCAGACGCCGCCCTCCCAAGGCTCGTCCAAAGCCAAGAAAAACAGCGGTCAGAAGGATGACGTCACCGCCGAGGACGCCGGGGCCGCCGTGCCGCAGGTCACGAACCTTTCTGGCACATCCGACGGGCAGAACGTGACGTTCACCTGGAGCAACCCCCAGCCCAAGGCCGGTGACACATACGCCTGGGCCGAAGTGCAGGACGGCAGCGCCGCCCCCGGCTCCCAGACGACGATAGCCCATGACACCAAGGTCACCCTCAATGTAACGGATCAGAAACCGCAGACGTGTATTCAGGTTAGTATTGTTAGAGCCGATGGGCACATGTCCGCCACACCGACGATGGCCTGTGCCGTAACAAAGCGGTAGAGCGCACATACAAGCCATTTTGAACTTGCGGACGAGGTCGTTTTAAGACCATCGGCATCGGCAATGAAGTAGAGAAAGAAGCAGTTGATGAAGGCATCACGCAAACCACGGGGCGAGCATTCCATCCGCCTTGCCTTGAGACGCCTGAACTCGCAGACGAACCGCCGCTGGCTCACCCCCGTCCTTGTCCTGCTTCTGCTGCTCGGCATCGTGGCCGGGGCCATCATCATCAACACCCTGACCCGCACGCACGTCCACCTCGACGACGGCACGGTGTGGGTCACCTCGCTTAAGGACCGCAAGGCCGCGCGGTTCAATGTGAAGCTCCAGCAGGCCAACGGCGCGGTCTCGCCGACCACACCGACCTTCGACGTCAGCCAGCACGACGACGATGTCATTCTCTCCGACGGCGCGAAGGCGCAGGGCATCGTCTCCTCGAGCCTCGGCATCCACGGCAAAAGCGAGATCAGGAACTCCACCACCACGCTCATCGGCGGCGGCACCGCGGCGTTCCTGAACCACAAGACCGGCAATGTGTGGGCCGGGGACTCCAGCAACCTCGACTCGATAGCGCCCAAGACGACGCCCGCGCAAATGCAGCTCGGGACGCACGGGCTGCTCGCCGTCGACCGCAACGGGGCCATTTACGGCTACCGCCCGGCGGACGGGGCCGTGCTCAAGATGGACAACAGCCACAGCGCGCCCAAGACCCTCAAATCCATCACCGGCGGCAAGCAGGTCAACGCCGACAGCTTCACCGTCATCGGTGACCGTCCGGTGATCGCCACCAAGCAGAGCATCATGTGGCAGGGCGGCAGCGCGCAGATCGATTCGCGCGGGCCGGTGACCCTGCAGGCCGCACCAACCGACGACGCCCAAGGCGACTGGGTGGCGGCGAGCGCGCGCAACGGCGTCTTCACCGTCGATTTCAAGCACGGCAACAAGGTGACGCCCTTTATGAACAAAGGCACCGCAGAGGCCGCACAACCGGTCTCCTCCAAGGGCTGCGTCTACGCGGCGTGGTCGCAGCAGGCCCACAACTACATCCGCCTGTGCTCGGCCGATGGCGCGACGCAACCCGATGGCGGCAAAGGCGGGGCCAAGGCCACCTGGCAGACCCTGCAATCCATCTCGCCGACCTCCCAGCTTGTCTTCCGCACCAACCACCGGCTCGTCGTCTTGAACGACGTGACCAACGGCAACGTGTGGAACCCCGACGAGTCCAACAAGGTCATCAAGATCCAATGGCGCCAGATCGAGACCAAGAAGACCACCAACCAGCAGCAGAACTCCGATTCGGCGAACAACCAGACGCAGTTCAAGCCCAACTGCTCCGCCAAATC
Proteins encoded:
- a CDS encoding cell division protein, with amino-acid sequence MADRFLTELRGYNKEQVDQKLSELQQTLDGLRAQVASSDQTILQLRAQLAEEKNKASKASKGSSFASLGANAQQMLASAEQTSTELVNRAKQDASSTRAAAQHQAETLINNAKLDAQHITDEANSKAATILAKAQTESESITTSAKQDATRLREETAKKVTEQRDTIEIELTNTREEHDKRLASEKAKQDREIAELKAQATQQVAEQRKAASDEVAKLKSDANDQIETALAEANKKLANVREQVTRQTTEAQRKATEITDAAKAKAQGITDEAEVQRTKTLSQVNAEVEQIRTDISKQQEEATGKVNDLLKQLEQSRAAAKKETDSLVAKAKDIRDEADNYTVSKRQEADKQAEAIIAKAKQDAEARVEERRKAAQGELDGLQKRIKDLQERESTITQRVTELRSMFTNAFSGFGFADNKQDGVNVPVVNAVANDLDDAAQQDKNGEGKGGVAGAGAAQSSAQAVPAPQVSAQPQASVPAPAQPQQGGNQSGDGKGALSHLVSKEGAAGAGQTAGDQPVNGAQERR
- a CDS encoding polyphenol oxidase family protein; the protein is MSNSTNETAGSGQYDETILDSSAVSPTDAEGNPIPVTIPIDLAPGIKAIYTTRLGGLSAGDWGDLNLGGKSGDNPATVKANRVALAKSVGAPLSLVAQVHSGRAVDVDDFFECNATYGCDFSGTIMDSGNGDGPASYPRLEADAEVTIQKGIALGMFAADCLPVLLADPETGVIAAAHCGRKGLQRGVIGSAAEMMVAKGAKTERIVATLGPCICGDCYEVGDEIADEFDAQFPGTFTLTRFGGPGIDIAKAALQELAEAGIPRDNVIDSTPRVGAATQYLDQDAELAALCASDGEGSPDLAERIGGVRHSLCTLENPLWYSHRRASLAHKEHEGRLLALIVRE
- a CDS encoding 3-deoxy-7-phosphoheptulonate synthase; translation: MAIMRGPGSSEDARRFSEKAVYPETVDVNIRQLDPIPAPREFLKERPLTKPMSDLVLKSRQEIRDILHGRDDRLLVIVGPCSIHDPKAAKDYAGRLAKVNEELKDRLMIVMRVYFEKPRTTVGWKGLINDPDLDGEFNIRKGMFLARKVLSDVLELGLPTATEWLDPISPQYICDMVSWGAIGARNTESQVHRELASGMSMPIGFKNSTDGSVKAAADSCYAVANEHHFLSINLDGRVISAETKGNPDCHIVLRGSTSGPNYDAQSVAEALETLKQSKVTGPSEHGLVIDAAHGNCGKDEVREAEVIERIAARLAKGEPGIFGVMMESNIRGGHQSPAPLDQLVYGRSVTDACIPWDRTNELLHTLADAVASRRKLDGE
- a CDS encoding aldo/keto reductase; translated protein: MVLHRDLGPFDTTAIGLGEMPLTIENNLGEAKGIETIHAALDAGCRHIDTAWSYYCSGGEEQTGEKLVRRAMESWDGPKDEVTIATKVGHFRNFADDGKTPTWGVNGQPEHLIEACKQSAHALGVDTIDLLYFHRPDPSVPYNESIEAIKDLLDEGVAKEAGISNASVEQIDIARGILGDKLIAVQNQFSPTYRSTQDTLDYCEKLGLAFVCWSPLGGFRKAKDEAKYDPFREVGRAHGVSHQQVVLAWELSLGRHVFVIPGAHRPETILDSLKAGDLELTADELAKLNA
- a CDS encoding C1 family peptidase, with the translated sequence MNDMQPLSAKRLEQLGEDFEAKPVNTLAMNAVTTSGINPVAHNYDRARRLQRRFSVTVDNGEVTNQNRSGRCWLFSSLNVARFVAKKSLNLDEFEFSQNYAMYYDKLERINYFLRDVANLVRAGEPADSQLMQHLLSDVMGDGGQWTMAMNVYKKYGAVPKDFFPETASSTNTSEMNTQLRCLLHTAVAHMYADPSAIDRVVDETVEAGHRMLTIHLGEPPKSFDWEWTDKDGDFHRDGETTPVEFWKKYVGSADLEDYVCLVDDPRAEHAKGKKIGIEHLGNVVGGDATEYLNVPNQFMKDCVRRILSELGMPAWFGADCHPMMDRDNGAWATDLYEYGKVYGVDFDMDKEARVRYGDSAMNHAMAFVGVDVADDGKTTNRWRVENSWGSKVADKGYFTMSDDWFSEYVYEVAVPKSMLPAEYQAALTEPATMLPAWDPMGALA
- a CDS encoding serine/threonine-protein kinase; translated protein: MAPTIPDCDFIRGLGSGSTADVYLYRQRDLNREVAVKVGKSRQDRSFDEAFKKEANIMAQLSTHPYIVSIYGSGLTPETRLPYLVLEYAPHGSYKEIMRSRRLGVFEMLDLGVKLAGALQTAHRHGIIHRDIKPANILITSANQPALSDFGISTSIYESKSRTGFSVPWAPPEVLTGKGGGNETADIYSLAATLYGLMAGKSPFEYVFHPRTQNELAQHIVSDPLPKSALPNVPKEVEQVLLKAMNKDPDARYLSALQFGRALQQAQEDCGFNMTPLVAEDCPEFPSHHSLPESGRRGRGKATPNAPKPKRSKKPLVIALATIAVVAIIAAVFVFAVIPHMDSGKSAQRTHVNTMQTPPSQGSSKAKKNSGQKDDVTAEDAGAAVPQVTNLSGTSDGQNVTFTWSNPQPKAGDTYAWAEVQDGSAAPGSQTTIAHDTKVTLNVTDQKPQTCIQVSIVRADGHMSATPTMACAVTKR
- a CDS encoding pyroglutamyl-peptidase I — protein: MEHLNVVISGFDPYEGVERNPSHVVPQALAADGLGERAGGDVDDPLRDVDISINAVDLPVSVKEAWPRLKETLEATHPDIVIATGLKTAARGILLERCANNIIDTVSPEVKDETMGMQADAPDKPLREPITSNGPAAFWTRLPLRSILNDFASEEIPSALSSDAGTFVCNSLFYNLMKWTAAQHKVLSGFVSLPVINEAPHLQHGLPLTQQVEACRVVVRQTARYFLEPSSSSILIA
- a CDS encoding U32 family peptidase, with product MVRRRKPEVLAPAGNLRSLKTAIDFGADAVYCGGKEFGMRSAPKNLSMDDLKAGAQYAHERGARVYVTCNVLPHNNEVEDIKTYIAHLAQTGIDALIVTDIGVMMAAHSIAPQLELHVSTQAGVTNYLAANALYELGARRVVLARELDLQAVRDIRANIPEDMDIECFVHGSMCMAFSGRCLISNYMNGRDANHGECSQPCRWKYHVVEEKRPGQFFPVEENDEGTFLFNSQDMCMLDHLDDMIDAGATSLKIEGRAKSAYYVASMANAYKCAVNEYMVQRGFEDADGNQLKPFHDMVRRSDVVRVTKAVGQLESSGSIGFHGVQSAGAEAAAKTTISAYVPALVGSEATKAQGYAEPKHVELPQWLKDEPYKVSHRDYSTGFYYPEHKVGQNTDRGGYFRDWLVVGEVIGYDEATQRLTLMSRNKIESGQLIEFLVPGREPVDYTVAVGGIEDADGQPVEEINNPAHVFSMPLPFAVPENSMIRSHAKQRTLKAE